From one Paenibacillus sp. FSL K6-1330 genomic stretch:
- a CDS encoding sensor histidine kinase — protein sequence MLYRLSFRRRIWIAFMLIVIFAVTTAGALSYMIAEEVVKDNAYQLSQETIHQTSKVLDEKLNHITQAVYSMMVNTAYRRALGMDSSYSEAENYYTHLSGLQSTFVQTKLYEPVIDSILIATREGDYYQTSQQRNFSHSFYDSELYTLVKSEKRKLWVAGHEDNFFSSRENVISFVMEGIPSHYIEDIFVVANIKIDSIRSLIASEDKNRKQFHLLASSDGSDVLLNDSAIADTLKHEPKYREALTAEQGSFEYSDQGYEYLVNFTKLGGVKEWTLFSFLPKSELMKQMDSIKLTILGVITGCLLVSFAFANMLTRLLIRPLSHLQSLMKRVEMNDLNVRYESEYNDEITQVGYRFNRMLEELNEMFDVVKQAEKDKRQSEMKALQAQIDPHFLYNTLNTVYWKCQLNQLEDVQEMVLSLSQLFQLGLNRGNEMTTLEHELLHVEQYLNIQQKCYETLFTYNIEVDPLVDMQHPILKIMLQPLVENSILHGFNDRNEGGFIRIQVKQDSTYLYFNVEDNGMGLNEKNPTDPLLRQPASSPTSGYALNNVRLRLQLQYGSSADLYMESEPNVCTRVSIIIPRYPRLEGS from the coding sequence ATGCTCTACCGATTATCGTTCAGACGCCGAATCTGGATCGCGTTTATGCTCATTGTCATCTTTGCGGTTACTACCGCAGGCGCGTTAAGTTACATGATCGCGGAGGAAGTTGTGAAGGACAATGCTTATCAGCTAAGTCAGGAAACGATTCATCAAACTTCGAAGGTGTTAGATGAGAAGCTGAATCATATCACACAAGCGGTTTACTCGATGATGGTCAATACCGCATACCGAAGAGCGTTAGGAATGGACAGCAGTTACTCGGAGGCGGAGAATTATTATACACATCTGTCCGGGCTGCAATCGACTTTTGTGCAGACCAAGCTGTATGAACCTGTTATCGATTCTATTCTTATCGCCACGCGTGAGGGTGACTATTACCAGACAAGTCAGCAGCGTAACTTCTCCCATTCGTTCTATGACTCGGAGCTGTATACGCTTGTCAAAAGCGAGAAGCGCAAATTATGGGTGGCCGGTCATGAGGACAATTTCTTTTCCAGCAGGGAGAACGTCATTTCCTTTGTGATGGAGGGCATACCCTCCCATTACATCGAGGATATTTTCGTTGTAGCGAATATCAAAATCGACTCGATCCGATCCTTAATTGCCTCGGAGGATAAAAATCGCAAACAGTTCCATCTCTTGGCCTCATCCGATGGGAGCGATGTGCTGTTAAACGATTCTGCCATTGCGGATACGCTGAAACATGAGCCTAAATATAGGGAGGCCTTAACAGCTGAGCAGGGAAGCTTTGAGTATTCGGATCAAGGTTATGAGTACCTGGTTAACTTTACCAAGCTAGGTGGAGTGAAGGAGTGGACGTTATTCAGCTTCCTGCCTAAATCGGAGTTGATGAAGCAGATGGACAGCATCAAGCTGACCATTCTCGGAGTTATTACGGGATGCTTGCTCGTGTCGTTTGCTTTTGCCAATATGCTAACCCGTTTGCTTATAAGACCGTTAAGCCACCTGCAATCACTAATGAAACGGGTGGAGATGAACGATCTTAACGTACGTTATGAAAGCGAATACAATGATGAGATTACGCAGGTCGGTTATCGCTTTAACCGGATGCTGGAAGAGCTTAATGAAATGTTTGACGTTGTGAAGCAGGCAGAGAAGGATAAACGCCAGTCCGAGATGAAAGCCCTGCAAGCTCAAATTGATCCTCATTTTCTATATAACACACTTAACACGGTTTACTGGAAGTGCCAGTTGAATCAATTGGAGGATGTGCAGGAAATGGTGCTGTCCTTATCACAGCTGTTTCAGCTCGGCCTCAATCGCGGCAATGAGATGACGACGCTTGAACATGAGCTGCTCCACGTGGAGCAGTATTTAAACATTCAGCAGAAATGCTATGAAACGCTGTTTACCTACAATATCGAGGTTGATCCCTTAGTGGATATGCAGCACCCGATCTTAAAAATCATGCTGCAGCCGCTGGTTGAAAATTCAATCCTGCACGGCTTTAACGATCGTAATGAGGGCGGGTTCATTCGAATTCAGGTGAAACAGGATAGCACCTATCTGTATTTCAACGTGGAAGATAACGGTATGGGGCTGAACGAAAAGAATCCAACTGATCCACTTCTTCGACAACCGGCATCCTCTCCTACATCGGGTTATGCGTTAAATAATGTCCGATTGCGATTACAGCTTCAGTATGGAAGCTCGGCAGATTTGTACATGGAAAGCGAACCTAATGTATGTACCCGAGTTTCGATTATCATCCCCCGTTACCCACGACTTGAAGGGAGTTGA
- a CDS encoding response regulator, whose protein sequence is MSAITTTICFIDDIQSVVDGVSKQINWERHGITVSGTAINGEDGLMLITSCRPDIIVTDIRMPKLDGLELTRRVKELLPRSKVILMTGFSDFEYARQAVQLGAFDFITKPFSLAHIEEIVVKAKKEIAAIRNQEDHIAELEQRVQESMPFLRQELFTLLLHHKVDEHEAEQRWEYVKPDLESRHLLVMILEIDGFADKHRESPMNEIELARFALKNITEETIALYTKGMVFRDSANRLVAVLNTPLSASAAAIAEACCQHVRLYTSLTTSIGIGRPVTYIHELYSSYDQALHALSYHFYTGGNAVISYEDIANTEMSLPRSIRTAEQEMVYALQSGNVDQALLTLDHILNEFTDRSPLPKPEYFISLYYELAYMMLRAIQDKVPMNELSDLNMIVREGRVSSERSLTDMKKILHSIVTLGCERIENQNRSAAAKIIQEAIHYVKSNLDQDLSLSACAKAVHLSPSYFASLFKKVAGMAFSQFVTQERMELAKRLLLEDRQIQEIADSLGYVERRYFTDVFKKYTQMTPSEFKQAHIRNNISL, encoded by the coding sequence ATGAGCGCAATAACGACAACGATTTGCTTTATAGATGACATTCAGAGTGTCGTCGATGGCGTATCCAAGCAAATCAACTGGGAACGTCATGGGATAACCGTAAGCGGAACGGCAATCAATGGAGAAGACGGACTCATGTTGATCACCTCGTGCAGACCGGATATCATCGTGACCGATATTCGAATGCCGAAGCTCGATGGTCTGGAATTGACCCGACGCGTCAAAGAGCTGCTGCCTCGCAGCAAAGTCATATTGATGACAGGTTTCAGCGATTTTGAATATGCCAGGCAAGCGGTTCAGCTTGGGGCGTTTGACTTCATAACGAAGCCCTTTTCACTAGCTCATATCGAGGAAATTGTTGTAAAGGCCAAAAAAGAAATTGCAGCGATACGAAACCAAGAGGATCATATCGCTGAATTAGAGCAGCGGGTTCAGGAGAGTATGCCGTTCCTGCGTCAGGAATTGTTCACGTTATTGTTACATCATAAGGTGGACGAACATGAAGCGGAGCAGCGGTGGGAATATGTAAAGCCTGATCTGGAGTCCAGGCATCTGCTCGTCATGATTCTTGAAATCGATGGATTTGCTGACAAGCACCGAGAGTCACCGATGAATGAAATAGAGCTCGCCCGGTTTGCATTGAAGAATATTACGGAGGAGACCATCGCTTTGTATACAAAGGGGATGGTATTCCGGGATTCGGCTAACCGCCTGGTAGCGGTGTTGAATACACCGTTATCAGCTTCAGCAGCAGCTATAGCAGAAGCGTGCTGTCAGCATGTTAGATTATATACTTCATTAACGACATCCATCGGAATTGGCAGACCCGTAACGTATATCCATGAACTGTACTCATCGTATGATCAGGCTTTGCATGCCCTGTCATACCATTTCTATACCGGAGGCAACGCGGTGATTTCATATGAAGATATAGCTAATACAGAAATGTCCTTGCCGCGCAGTATACGGACCGCAGAGCAGGAAATGGTATATGCCTTACAATCCGGAAACGTCGACCAAGCCTTACTGACGCTCGATCATATCCTGAATGAGTTCACGGACAGGTCGCCGCTTCCCAAGCCGGAATACTTCATCAGCCTCTACTACGAGCTGGCGTACATGATGCTAAGGGCGATTCAAGATAAGGTACCGATGAATGAACTGTCCGATTTGAACATGATCGTTCGGGAAGGGCGAGTCAGCTCGGAGAGGTCCTTAACGGACATGAAGAAGATTCTGCATAGCATCGTGACGCTAGGCTGTGAACGCATCGAGAATCAGAATCGCTCCGCCGCCGCAAAAATCATCCAGGAAGCCATTCACTATGTGAAATCCAATCTGGATCAGGACCTCAGCTTAAGTGCTTGCGCGAAGGCAGTTCACTTGAGCCCGAGTTATTTTGCCAGCTTATTCAAGAAAGTGGCGGGAATGGCATTTAGCCAATTTGTTACTCAAGAACGGATGGAGCTGGCCAAGCGGCTGCTCTTGGAGGATCGGCAAATCCAGGAGATTGCGGATTCGCTAGGTTATGTAGAGCGGCGGTATTTTACCGATGTGTTCAAAAAATATACGCAGATGACACCATCGGAATTCAAGCAGGCGCACATAAGAAACAACATTTCATTGTAA
- a CDS encoding extracellular solute-binding protein: MITWRLPLVALMCLSITVTGCMQGGKGQGSDRLFSHSTASDMSGAEEKTKLRFWSTGRHDANYIKEVIHRYNQENSDFIEVEMTVMADDFAQSLDLSFVSEQSPDIFTPIDLAEMTRKGYVEPLNEYLTPEIRNRFGKQAFIEGYNVFDPYIYSLPNSGSTLRLIYNVELFERAGITSPPKSLDELVEAASRITEIGKADGVYGFALPYKIPASALGRSAVPIAEISGISGDGYDFSTGNYDFTGFIPIISAFRTMVENGSTLPGSESLDIDPLRAQFADGKIGMYLSYSSEPSIYKFQFPAKIKWGAALPPSIDGTYKGVINQGVGATRWLSISSQSKHKEEAWKFLRYMYSDEVLIGYQEAGLGILSVDAVAAKARKPDIDGITGFFPGDYDGIWPASPQGFKPKGKEWEDEFVKYIMIGGDLDRLVEDLNARYNAALDQERAAGRVNTQAIPSFDPLHPQDVSWQSD; this comes from the coding sequence ATGATCACGTGGAGATTACCGCTGGTTGCATTGATGTGCTTGAGCATAACCGTAACAGGGTGCATGCAGGGTGGCAAAGGGCAGGGCTCTGATCGTCTATTTTCGCACTCAACGGCATCGGATATGTCTGGTGCCGAAGAAAAGACAAAGCTGAGATTCTGGTCAACGGGGCGCCATGACGCGAATTATATCAAAGAGGTCATTCATCGTTATAACCAAGAGAATTCCGATTTTATTGAGGTTGAGATGACGGTTATGGCAGATGATTTTGCCCAATCGCTTGATTTGTCATTTGTGAGTGAGCAATCCCCTGATATCTTCACCCCGATCGATCTTGCTGAAATGACTCGAAAAGGCTATGTAGAGCCATTAAACGAATATTTAACGCCCGAGATCAGAAACAGGTTCGGGAAGCAAGCCTTTATTGAGGGATATAATGTGTTTGATCCATACATATACAGTCTTCCTAACAGCGGATCAACCTTGCGGCTTATTTATAATGTGGAGCTGTTTGAGCGGGCCGGCATAACTTCACCTCCGAAATCGCTTGACGAGTTGGTGGAAGCGGCGAGCCGGATTACCGAAATTGGAAAAGCGGATGGCGTTTACGGTTTTGCGCTACCCTATAAAATTCCTGCCAGCGCTCTTGGCCGGTCAGCCGTTCCGATTGCGGAAATAAGCGGAATCAGCGGCGATGGTTATGACTTTTCAACAGGCAACTATGATTTTACGGGGTTTATACCGATTATTAGCGCGTTCCGGACCATGGTGGAGAACGGCAGTACGCTGCCGGGATCAGAATCCCTGGACATCGATCCGCTGCGGGCGCAGTTTGCCGACGGGAAGATCGGGATGTATCTGTCCTATTCTTCAGAACCCAGCATTTATAAGTTTCAGTTTCCGGCCAAGATCAAGTGGGGAGCTGCACTTCCCCCATCGATTGACGGAACCTATAAAGGAGTGATCAATCAGGGAGTTGGAGCGACAAGGTGGTTATCGATTAGCAGCCAGTCGAAGCACAAGGAGGAAGCTTGGAAATTTCTCCGTTATATGTATAGCGATGAAGTGCTGATCGGGTATCAGGAAGCCGGACTTGGCATTTTATCGGTGGATGCGGTAGCCGCTAAAGCCAGGAAACCCGATATCGACGGTATCACCGGCTTTTTTCCAGGTGATTATGACGGGATATGGCCTGCATCGCCGCAAGGATTCAAACCAAAAGGAAAGGAGTGGGAGGACGAATTCGTCAAGTACATCATGATCGGCGGAGATCTTGATCGGTTGGTTGAGGATCTGAACGCGCGTTACAACGCAGCATTAGATCAGGAACGGGCCGCCGGCAGAGTGAATACGCAAGCTATACCGTCATTTGATCCGCTGCATCCTCAGGATGTCTCATGGCAAAGTGATTGA